The Catenuloplanes niger genome includes a window with the following:
- a CDS encoding serine/threonine-protein kinase gives MSADCRRPGCTGAYSPDGYCDECGRRAPAEEPRSEATAAGTRGSARSGTGGTRGSRSSRTGGRGRLGAGLVEMPRVPPRDPAAAVLAEPVVAEPKRYCTACDKPVGRGRDGQPGRTEGFCPHCGTPYSFRPRLEAGDVVQARYEVLGALAYGGLGWIYLARDRHVSDAVADRWVVLKGLIDTSDPDAAAAAVAERRYLVELDHPNIVKIHDFAQHPDPVTGEPAGYLVMEYIGGQSLRELLVTRREQTGAAAVPLPEVIAYGVEILPALDYLHSRDLLYCDFKPDNVILAEEQLKLIDLGAVRHVSDMESAIYGTPGYQAPEIAEEGPSVASDLYTVGRTLAVLALGVHGFTSTHAHRLPTPAEAPLLAEHDAFHRVLRRATHPRPERRFATAGEFSEQLLGVLREVLAVTDGTPRPSTSLRFTPERRTFGTDPAPVHQHTAGAAIGRHTAGAALSRRAARFAVGRGAAGVAVGRGASGAAVGPGAGGAVVGRGTGGAGVSPDTTGVGVRGGPAGAAGSQGADAAAVSRGIAGTGVGGDAAPDPREVAAALPTPLVDVLDPGAGFLASIGTGTPAEVIAALTAAPVDSPEVAFRLVRAHIDGGGPDRAAAELDRLAAADPLDWRVDWHRGLAALAAGDAASARDAFEAVHHALPGERAARLALAAACECAGDTEAAAGHYARVWAVDRGFLSAAFGLARLRLAAGDRAGALAVLDQVPESSALYLTAQVAATRAGLADGGPVDDLLGAARRLERLTLDTERQSRLTVELLEAALAWLGGGAAPPARERILGTELTERGVRFGLERAYRMLAQRARTREERYALVDRANAVRPRTLV, from the coding sequence ATGAGCGCGGACTGCCGGCGACCGGGCTGCACCGGGGCGTACAGCCCGGACGGCTACTGCGACGAGTGCGGCCGCCGGGCGCCGGCCGAGGAACCACGATCGGAGGCCACCGCCGCCGGTACGCGCGGGTCCGCGCGGAGCGGCACCGGCGGTACCCGCGGCTCCCGGTCGTCGCGCACCGGCGGGCGCGGCCGGCTCGGCGCCGGGCTGGTCGAGATGCCCCGGGTGCCGCCGCGCGACCCGGCCGCCGCGGTGCTGGCCGAACCGGTCGTGGCCGAGCCGAAGCGCTACTGCACCGCCTGCGACAAGCCGGTCGGACGCGGCCGGGACGGGCAGCCGGGCCGCACCGAGGGCTTCTGCCCGCACTGCGGCACGCCCTACTCGTTCCGGCCCCGGCTCGAGGCCGGCGACGTCGTGCAGGCACGCTACGAGGTGCTCGGCGCGCTCGCGTACGGTGGCCTGGGCTGGATCTATCTGGCCCGGGACCGGCACGTGTCCGACGCGGTGGCGGACCGGTGGGTGGTGCTCAAGGGCCTGATCGACACGTCCGACCCGGACGCGGCCGCGGCCGCGGTGGCCGAACGCCGCTACCTGGTCGAGCTCGACCACCCGAACATCGTCAAGATCCACGACTTCGCGCAGCACCCGGACCCGGTGACCGGCGAGCCGGCCGGCTACCTGGTGATGGAGTACATCGGCGGGCAGTCGCTCAGGGAACTGCTGGTCACCCGGCGCGAGCAGACCGGTGCGGCCGCCGTGCCGCTGCCCGAGGTGATCGCGTACGGCGTGGAGATCCTGCCCGCGCTCGACTACCTGCACAGCCGGGACCTGCTCTACTGCGACTTCAAGCCGGACAACGTGATCCTGGCCGAGGAGCAGCTGAAACTCATCGACCTGGGTGCGGTCCGGCACGTGTCCGACATGGAGTCCGCGATCTACGGCACGCCCGGCTACCAGGCGCCGGAGATCGCCGAGGAGGGCCCGTCGGTCGCGTCCGACCTGTACACGGTCGGCCGCACGCTCGCCGTGCTCGCGCTCGGCGTCCACGGCTTCACCAGCACGCACGCGCACCGCCTCCCGACACCGGCCGAGGCGCCGCTGCTGGCCGAACACGACGCGTTCCACCGGGTGCTGCGCCGGGCCACCCACCCGCGCCCGGAGCGCCGCTTCGCGACCGCGGGCGAGTTCAGCGAGCAGCTGCTCGGCGTCCTCCGCGAGGTCCTCGCCGTCACCGACGGCACGCCACGCCCGAGCACGTCACTGCGCTTCACCCCGGAACGCCGCACGTTCGGCACGGACCCGGCGCCCGTGCACCAGCACACCGCCGGAGCTGCCATCGGCCGGCACACCGCCGGGGCTGCCCTGAGCCGGCGCGCCGCCAGGTTCGCCGTGGGCCGAGGCGCCGCCGGGGTTGCCGTAGGCCGAGGCGCGTCCGGGGCTGCCGTGGGCCCAGGCGCCGGCGGGGCTGTGGTGGGCCGAGGCACCGGCGGGGCGGGCGTGAGCCCGGACACCACCGGGGTGGGCGTGCGTGGGGGCCCCGCCGGAGCGGCCGGGAGTCAGGGAGCCGACGCAGCCGCCGTGAGCCGAGGCATCGCCGGGACAGGTGTGGGCGGCGACGCGGCCCCGGATCCGCGTGAGGTCGCGGCGGCGCTGCCGACCCCGCTGGTGGACGTGCTCGACCCGGGTGCGGGCTTTCTCGCCTCGATCGGGACCGGCACGCCCGCCGAGGTGATCGCCGCGCTGACCGCCGCGCCGGTGGACAGCCCGGAGGTCGCGTTCCGGCTGGTCCGGGCGCACATCGACGGCGGCGGCCCGGACCGGGCGGCCGCGGAGCTGGACCGGCTGGCCGCGGCGGACCCGCTGGACTGGCGGGTCGACTGGCACCGGGGCCTGGCCGCGCTCGCCGCCGGTGACGCGGCGTCGGCCCGGGACGCGTTCGAGGCGGTCCACCACGCGCTGCCCGGTGAGCGGGCGGCCCGGCTCGCGCTCGCGGCCGCCTGCGAGTGCGCGGGCGACACCGAGGCGGCGGCCGGTCACTACGCGCGGGTCTGGGCGGTCGACCGCGGGTTCCTCAGCGCCGCGTTCGGGCTGGCCCGGCTGCGGCTCGCGGCCGGTGACCGGGCCGGCGCGCTCGCGGTGCTGGACCAGGTGCCGGAGAGCTCCGCGCTCTACCTGACCGCCCAGGTCGCCGCGACCCGCGCCGGGCTGGCCGACGGCGGCCCGGTCGACGACCTGCTCGGTGCGGCACGCCGCCTGGAACGACTCACCCTGGACACGGAACGGCAGTCGCGCCTGACGGTCGAGCTCCTGGAGGCCGCGCTGGCGTGGCTCGGCGGCGGCGCCGCACCACCGGCCCGGGAGCGGATCCTCGGCACCGAACTGACCGAGCGCGGCGTGCGGTTCGGGCTGGAACGCGCCTACCGCATGCTGGCCCAGCGGGCGCGGACCCGCGAGGAACGGTACGCACTGGTCGACCGCGCGAACGCGGTCCGCCCGAGGACGCTGGTGTGA
- a CDS encoding PP2C family protein-serine/threonine phosphatase, protein MSVAAERAELVLDGVAAVTDRGRRRHNEDAVAIGRAGDAVVAVVCDGISSARHADVAAVGAAEAGVSALLAALADGADGTGATRRAASAAAGAAARTGRGEDRDAPPGCTYASVVVAADGVTVGWVGDSRVYWVGADGDAQQLTVDDSIAAIREAGRPVPAGLADVDPRSRALVRWLGADAGEVVPQVRHFRPVRAGHLVACSDGLSRYLPTPAALAAALVPGADPATLARALTALAVDAGGDDNIAVAVLPVGGPPEPAVPEADIPSAARPEAANATTAGPNAAGPAASHAEASRRTANPEPVGPEPVSGTGAVGGTEPVGGTGTVGGTGTVGGTGTASAQVARSA, encoded by the coding sequence GTGAGCGTCGCGGCGGAACGGGCTGAGCTGGTGCTGGACGGCGTCGCGGCGGTGACCGACCGGGGCCGGCGGCGGCACAACGAGGACGCGGTCGCGATCGGGCGCGCGGGCGACGCGGTCGTGGCGGTGGTCTGTGACGGGATCTCCAGTGCCCGGCACGCCGACGTGGCCGCGGTCGGTGCGGCCGAGGCGGGCGTGTCCGCGCTGCTGGCGGCGCTGGCGGACGGCGCGGACGGCACCGGGGCGACCCGGCGTGCCGCGTCCGCCGCGGCCGGCGCCGCCGCGCGGACCGGGCGGGGCGAGGACCGGGACGCGCCGCCGGGCTGCACCTACGCGTCCGTGGTGGTGGCGGCGGACGGCGTGACCGTGGGCTGGGTGGGTGACAGCCGCGTCTACTGGGTGGGCGCGGACGGCGATGCGCAGCAGCTGACCGTGGACGACTCGATCGCGGCGATCCGGGAGGCGGGACGGCCGGTGCCGGCCGGGCTGGCAGACGTGGATCCGCGGTCCCGGGCACTGGTGCGCTGGCTCGGCGCCGACGCGGGCGAGGTGGTACCGCAGGTCCGGCACTTCCGGCCGGTGCGGGCCGGGCACCTGGTCGCGTGCTCGGACGGGCTCTCCCGCTACCTGCCGACCCCGGCGGCGCTGGCCGCGGCGCTGGTTCCCGGCGCGGACCCGGCGACGCTGGCCCGGGCGCTGACCGCGCTGGCCGTCGACGCGGGCGGCGACGACAACATCGCGGTGGCGGTCCTGCCCGTCGGCGGCCCGCCGGAACCGGCCGTCCCGGAGGCGGACATCCCGTCGGCGGCACGCCCGGAAGCGGCGAACGCGACGACAGCCGGCCCGAACGCGGCCGGACCGGCAGCGTCCCACGCGGAAGCGAGCCGAAGAACGGCAAACCCGGAACCCGTCGGCCCGGAACCGGTGAGCGGCACGGGAGCGGTAGGCGGCACGGAACCGGTCGGTGGCACGGGGACGGTCGGTGGCACGGGGACGGTCGGTGGCACGGGGACGGCGTCGGCGCAAGTAGCGAGGAGTGCGTGA
- a CDS encoding VWA domain-containing protein, giving the protein MVAENGRARFEAEVDQNEFLPAGGRTVDAILTVTATGGTTTGGTTAGGRIAQIIIVDVSGSMAAPATKLAEAKKATATAVDTMPDGTPFAVIAGNGTAAMVYPRERGTVVADARTRAEARAAVHQLWANGGTAIGRWLDLANAVFAGTRAEIKHAILLTDGENQHESREQLERVLAACDGKFICDARGVGHGWVAEELRLISSALLGTADGLESPSELAASFTAMTRAAQGKSTADVALRLWTPANSVVRSVKQVFPRVEDLTGRRTEVSARIGEYPTGAWGAESRDYHITVDVEPDAVGEEILAGRVSLVAGGQVLTERLILAKWTDDTARSTRINRRVAHYTGQAELATAIQEGLRARDAGDEETATAKLGRAVRLATESGHTDTAKLLARVVDVEDARTGTVRLKRRAADENVEIINVRSTKTVRVQRQRED; this is encoded by the coding sequence ATGGTGGCGGAGAACGGGCGGGCGCGGTTCGAGGCGGAGGTGGATCAGAACGAGTTCCTGCCTGCGGGCGGCCGGACCGTGGACGCGATCCTCACCGTGACCGCGACCGGTGGAACAACGACCGGTGGGACGACGGCCGGCGGGCGGATCGCGCAGATCATCATCGTGGACGTGTCCGGCTCGATGGCCGCGCCGGCCACGAAGCTGGCCGAGGCGAAGAAGGCGACCGCCACCGCGGTCGACACCATGCCGGACGGTACGCCGTTCGCGGTGATCGCCGGCAACGGCACCGCGGCCATGGTGTATCCGCGGGAGCGGGGCACGGTCGTGGCGGACGCGCGGACCCGCGCCGAGGCCCGCGCCGCGGTGCACCAGCTGTGGGCCAACGGCGGCACCGCGATCGGCCGCTGGCTGGACCTCGCCAACGCGGTGTTCGCCGGCACCCGGGCGGAGATCAAGCACGCGATCCTGCTGACCGACGGCGAGAACCAGCACGAGTCGCGGGAGCAGCTGGAGCGGGTGCTGGCCGCGTGCGACGGAAAGTTCATCTGTGACGCGCGCGGTGTCGGGCACGGCTGGGTCGCGGAGGAGCTGCGGCTGATCTCGTCGGCGCTGCTCGGCACCGCGGACGGGCTGGAGTCGCCGTCCGAGCTGGCCGCGTCGTTCACCGCGATGACGCGGGCCGCGCAGGGCAAGTCGACGGCGGACGTGGCGCTGCGGCTGTGGACCCCGGCGAACTCGGTGGTCAGATCGGTCAAGCAGGTGTTCCCGCGGGTCGAGGACCTGACCGGGCGGCGTACGGAGGTGAGCGCGCGGATCGGGGAGTACCCGACCGGCGCGTGGGGCGCGGAGAGCCGGGACTACCACATCACGGTCGACGTGGAGCCGGACGCGGTCGGCGAGGAGATCCTGGCCGGCCGGGTCAGCCTGGTCGCCGGCGGGCAGGTGCTCACGGAGCGGCTGATCCTGGCGAAGTGGACGGACGACACCGCGCGGTCGACCCGGATCAACCGGCGGGTGGCGCACTACACCGGGCAGGCGGAACTGGCCACGGCGATCCAGGAGGGGCTGCGGGCACGGGACGCGGGTGACGAGGAGACCGCGACCGCGAAGCTGGGCCGGGCCGTGCGGCTGGCCACGGAGAGCGGGCACACGGACACCGCGAAGCTGCTCGCCCGCGTCGTCGACGTGGAGGACGCGCGGACCGGCACGGTACGGCTGAAGCGGCGCGCCGCGGACGAGAACGTCGAGATCATCAACGTCCGGTCCACGAAGACGGTCCGGGTGCAGCGGCAGCGGGAGGACTGA
- a CDS encoding FHA domain-containing protein, which translates to MTTTATCPKGHHSATLDYCDTCGAPMHGVPRDAEPVGTPAGAALPGIREAPGIREAQGGWDGAEGWDGSAAEITQPVRPGCRRCGTPQAGRFCEEDGYDFLLAPPVPPADAATGTILGLGRQSGPDPQGGPDPQGGPDPQAGFGPQGGLGPQGGPGPQAGPGTRTDPGPRAGSGPRAEPGAGDGFRAAEPAGGTTGRLEVVVGADRAYFDGVVAQGGADAAGMVYPRFAAERRFPLAGDRLLIGRRSRSRGIHPDIDLASPPEDPGVSHTHALLLHDGGAWSIVDLGSANGTYVNDPAGTAIPPQTPVALRAGDRVYVGAWTSLTVRNTQ; encoded by the coding sequence ATGACGACGACGGCGACCTGCCCGAAGGGGCACCACTCCGCGACCCTCGACTACTGCGACACGTGCGGCGCGCCGATGCACGGCGTCCCGCGGGATGCGGAGCCGGTGGGAACCCCGGCCGGCGCGGCGCTGCCGGGCATCCGGGAGGCGCCGGGCATCCGGGAGGCGCAGGGCGGATGGGACGGCGCGGAGGGCTGGGACGGCTCGGCCGCGGAGATCACCCAGCCGGTGCGTCCGGGATGCCGGCGATGCGGGACTCCGCAGGCCGGGCGGTTCTGCGAGGAGGACGGCTACGACTTCCTCCTGGCGCCGCCGGTCCCGCCCGCCGACGCGGCAACCGGCACCATCCTCGGCCTCGGCCGGCAGAGCGGCCCCGACCCGCAGGGTGGCCCCGACCCGCAGGGTGGCCCCGACCCGCAGGCCGGCTTCGGCCCGCAGGGTGGCCTTGGCCCGCAGGGCGGCCCCGGACCGCAGGCGGGTCCCGGCACGCGGACGGATCCCGGGCCGCGGGCCGGCTCCGGGCCGCGGGCGGAACCCGGTGCGGGGGACGGTTTCCGGGCCGCGGAGCCGGCCGGGGGCACGACCGGCCGGCTGGAGGTCGTGGTGGGCGCGGACCGGGCCTACTTCGACGGTGTCGTCGCGCAGGGCGGGGCGGACGCGGCCGGCATGGTCTATCCGCGCTTCGCCGCGGAGCGCCGGTTCCCGCTGGCCGGTGACCGGCTGCTGATCGGCCGTCGCAGCCGGTCCCGCGGCATCCACCCGGACATCGACCTGGCGAGCCCGCCGGAGGACCCCGGTGTCTCGCACACGCATGCGTTGCTGCTGCACGACGGCGGTGCCTGGTCCATCGTGGACCTCGGCTCGGCGAACGGCACGTACGTCAACGATCCGGCGGGAACGGCGATCCCGCCGCAGACCCCGGTCGCGTTGCGGGCCGGTGACCGTGTCTACGTCGGAGCGTGGACGTCGCTGACCGTGAGGAACACACAATAG
- a CDS encoding Agd3-related carbohydrate-binding protein, protein MVLTGPSRRRVAARIALAGLTALAVVLGGQTPGSAQLPAAPSAQPPSVPGLGQVDTPAFQVPGPLPKRSGSIPQVAPKAGSAAARAALVNDQVNLKALIIGVGTNDFGIATWKATLDRVGAKYDVLDAATTTVTTGTLTTGGVGNYNAILLTNSMLLLPNFSSALDATEWNLLWNYELNFGVRQAALYTSYGSWPETYCLNGVSEGGVTGDTVLPASLTTAGAGVFDYLNPSAQIPVQESWVYKTSLVAGCNGQALLQDATGNVLAVKATTSGREKIALTFTSNVNLIQSDLLVYGLFEWATKGLFLGERKHHLNVDIDDWFNSADHYKEDGTVEYDPGFRVSGHDTVNLAAQQTALSTAHPKVGDFKFNLAYNGSDIDTFAGDTCYPNGDETTLTSTTKCLKDSFRWINHTTNHPELNQTDYNTSLFEIQDNATRGANIGLNVPATILKTPEYSGLGVYNPNPDDDTGPPTDYGLAGSNQAFLDAAAFAGVTHVHGNMSFNSHKPANFNTSIVHPLKNSIKVVPDWPTNIAYHTTTPPEEAHFYNSFYGPNGLFPYWPTDRTYQQILDYEAGVIGFQHVATGSIYSHTFHIANVRDYGSGNTLVTDWVDNIMDKYEATFNVPLINSSWTGIASYTDARNTHFAALTAGANAVYDRVAGTITVSVPNGGTVQVGGVAATVANATTYGTAVTAPVTVTGTPVVVAAAPRL, encoded by the coding sequence ATGGTCCTCACCGGACCCTCGCGCCGCCGTGTCGCGGCGCGCATCGCACTCGCCGGGCTGACCGCGCTCGCGGTCGTGCTCGGCGGTCAGACGCCGGGTAGCGCGCAGCTCCCGGCCGCGCCCAGCGCGCAGCCGCCGTCCGTTCCCGGGCTCGGCCAGGTCGACACTCCGGCGTTCCAGGTGCCGGGCCCGCTGCCGAAGCGCTCGGGCAGCATCCCCCAGGTCGCGCCGAAGGCCGGCTCCGCCGCCGCCCGCGCCGCGCTGGTCAACGACCAGGTCAACCTGAAGGCGCTGATCATCGGCGTCGGCACGAACGACTTCGGCATCGCGACCTGGAAGGCCACGCTGGACCGGGTCGGCGCCAAGTACGACGTGCTCGACGCGGCGACCACGACCGTCACCACCGGCACGCTGACCACCGGTGGCGTCGGCAACTACAACGCGATCCTGCTGACCAACAGCATGCTGCTGCTGCCGAACTTCTCGTCGGCGCTCGACGCCACCGAGTGGAACCTGCTCTGGAACTACGAGCTGAACTTCGGCGTCCGGCAGGCCGCGCTCTACACCAGCTACGGCAGCTGGCCGGAGACGTACTGCCTGAACGGCGTGTCCGAGGGTGGTGTCACCGGTGACACGGTGCTGCCGGCGTCGCTGACCACCGCGGGCGCGGGCGTCTTCGACTACCTGAACCCGTCGGCGCAGATCCCGGTCCAGGAGTCGTGGGTCTACAAGACCTCGCTCGTCGCCGGCTGCAACGGCCAGGCGCTGCTGCAGGACGCGACCGGCAACGTGCTCGCGGTGAAGGCGACCACCAGCGGCCGCGAGAAGATCGCGCTGACGTTCACCTCCAACGTCAACCTGATCCAGTCGGACCTGCTGGTCTACGGCCTGTTCGAGTGGGCGACCAAGGGCCTGTTCCTCGGCGAGCGCAAGCACCACCTGAACGTCGACATCGACGACTGGTTCAACAGCGCGGACCACTACAAGGAGGACGGCACCGTCGAGTACGACCCGGGCTTCCGGGTCAGCGGCCACGACACGGTCAACCTGGCCGCGCAGCAGACCGCGCTGAGCACCGCGCACCCGAAGGTCGGGGACTTCAAGTTCAACCTGGCCTACAACGGCTCGGACATCGACACGTTCGCGGGTGACACCTGCTACCCGAACGGCGACGAGACCACGCTGACCTCGACCACGAAGTGCCTCAAGGACAGCTTCCGGTGGATCAACCACACCACGAACCACCCGGAGCTGAACCAGACGGACTACAACACCTCGCTGTTCGAGATCCAGGACAACGCCACCCGCGGTGCGAACATCGGCCTCAACGTGCCGGCGACGATCCTGAAGACGCCGGAGTACTCCGGCCTGGGCGTCTACAACCCGAACCCGGACGACGACACCGGCCCGCCCACCGACTACGGCCTGGCCGGCTCGAACCAGGCGTTCCTGGACGCGGCCGCGTTCGCCGGGGTCACGCACGTGCACGGCAACATGTCGTTCAACAGCCACAAGCCGGCGAACTTCAACACCAGCATCGTGCACCCGCTGAAGAACAGCATCAAGGTGGTGCCGGACTGGCCGACGAACATCGCGTACCACACCACCACGCCGCCGGAGGAGGCGCACTTCTACAACTCCTTCTACGGCCCGAACGGCCTGTTCCCGTACTGGCCGACCGACCGGACGTACCAGCAGATCCTCGACTACGAGGCCGGCGTCATCGGCTTCCAGCACGTCGCCACCGGCTCGATCTACTCGCACACGTTCCACATCGCGAACGTGCGTGACTACGGCAGCGGCAACACGCTGGTCACCGACTGGGTCGACAACATCATGGACAAGTACGAGGCCACGTTCAACGTGCCGCTGATCAACTCGTCGTGGACCGGGATCGCGTCCTACACCGACGCCCGGAACACGCACTTCGCGGCGCTGACCGCCGGCGCGAACGCCGTCTACGACCGGGTCGCCGGGACCATCACGGTGTCGGTCCCGAACGGCGGCACCGTCCAGGTCGGCGGCGTGGCCGCCACGGTCGCGAACGCCACCACGTACGGCACCGCGGTCACCGCGCCCGTCACCGTGACCGGCACGCCGGTCGTGGTCGCGGCCGCACCGCGCCTGTAA
- the pelF gene encoding GT4 family glycosyltransferase PelF, producing the protein MRVALVSEGTYPYAMGGVSVWCEQLIRGMPDYRWEVVALTVDGTEKPAFAYPENLDRVHNIPLWGARPERRRPLGRALVPARRPGAGFVESYEVFLRALVTPLESTRSEEGAVNRSMFLLALRGLFEYANDGGDLSAALVSNEALDMMLAAWHTLRVDETGPAPTVADALEAAWLVSHMMRPLSAPPVRADIVHASMNGLATLTGMASKWAYGTPIVMSEHGIYLRERYIAYLHDGAPHAVRVLVLSFFRSLAGAAYLISDVLAPHSAYNRRWQLHNGADPDRMWTMYNGVEPDEFPAATGEPDAPTISFMGRVDPLKDLHTLIRAFAIVRKEIPDARLRIFGGTPVANRVYHASCQELIDELGLSDCATLEGRVGNAVEAYHAGNIVALTSISEGFPYTVVEAMACGRPTVCTNVGGVAEAVADTGIVVAPRDFEAVAEAAITLLRDRERRLRLGAAARARVLEHFTLRRSLEAYRNVYEGLAKPAEQTAPPRHLRGQTKGRVPVPEKRTRPGVAPVPRQRARKGMAAVPRRDPGVRPAWPPLPPVPVTAVVDETVETTGTDETTVLPRTPHAPAGSDETTLLPRLTFDSDDTTKLDGEAR; encoded by the coding sequence ATGAGAGTCGCGCTGGTGTCGGAAGGCACCTACCCCTATGCGATGGGTGGCGTCAGCGTCTGGTGCGAGCAACTCATCCGCGGCATGCCCGACTACCGGTGGGAGGTCGTCGCGCTCACCGTCGACGGCACCGAGAAACCGGCGTTCGCCTACCCGGAGAACCTGGACCGGGTGCACAACATCCCGCTGTGGGGCGCGCGGCCGGAGCGCCGCCGCCCCCTCGGGCGGGCGCTCGTGCCGGCCCGCCGGCCCGGCGCCGGCTTCGTCGAGTCGTACGAGGTGTTCCTGCGCGCGCTGGTCACCCCGCTGGAGTCGACCCGTTCCGAGGAGGGCGCGGTCAACCGCAGCATGTTCCTGCTGGCGCTGCGCGGCCTGTTCGAGTACGCCAACGACGGCGGCGACCTGAGCGCCGCGCTGGTCTCCAACGAGGCGCTGGACATGATGCTGGCGGCCTGGCACACGCTGCGGGTCGACGAGACCGGGCCGGCGCCCACGGTCGCGGACGCGCTGGAGGCGGCCTGGCTGGTCTCGCACATGATGCGGCCGCTGTCCGCTCCCCCGGTCCGGGCCGACATCGTGCACGCCTCGATGAACGGGCTGGCCACGCTGACCGGGATGGCGTCGAAGTGGGCCTACGGGACCCCGATCGTCATGTCCGAGCACGGCATCTACCTGCGCGAGCGGTACATCGCGTACCTGCACGACGGCGCGCCGCACGCGGTCCGGGTGCTGGTGCTCAGCTTCTTCCGGTCGCTGGCCGGCGCGGCCTACCTGATCTCCGACGTGCTCGCGCCGCACTCCGCGTACAACCGGCGGTGGCAGCTGCACAACGGCGCGGACCCGGATCGCATGTGGACGATGTACAACGGCGTCGAGCCGGACGAGTTCCCGGCCGCGACCGGTGAGCCGGACGCGCCGACCATCTCGTTCATGGGCCGCGTCGACCCGCTCAAGGACCTGCACACCCTGATCCGCGCGTTCGCCATCGTCCGCAAGGAGATACCGGACGCCCGGCTGCGGATCTTCGGGGGCACGCCGGTGGCGAACCGGGTCTACCACGCGTCCTGCCAGGAGCTGATCGACGAGCTGGGGCTGAGCGACTGCGCCACCCTGGAGGGCCGGGTCGGCAACGCGGTCGAGGCGTACCACGCGGGCAACATAGTGGCTCTGACCAGCATCTCCGAGGGCTTCCCGTACACCGTGGTGGAGGCGATGGCGTGCGGCCGGCCCACGGTCTGCACGAACGTCGGCGGCGTCGCGGAGGCGGTCGCGGACACCGGCATCGTGGTGGCGCCGCGCGACTTCGAGGCCGTCGCCGAGGCCGCGATCACGCTGCTCAGGGACCGCGAGCGGCGGCTGCGGCTGGGTGCCGCGGCCCGCGCCCGGGTGCTGGAGCACTTCACGCTGCGCCGCTCGCTGGAGGCGTACCGGAACGTCTACGAGGGCCTGGCCAAGCCGGCCGAGCAGACCGCTCCGCCGCGTCACCTGCGCGGTCAGACCAAGGGCCGGGTCCCGGTGCCGGAGAAGCGCACCCGTCCCGGCGTGGCGCCGGTGCCGAGGCAGCGCGCCCGCAAGGGCATGGCCGCGGTGCCGCGCCGAGATCCGGGGGTACGCCCGGCGTGGCCCCCGCTGCCGCCGGTCCCGGTCACCGCGGTCGTCGACGAGACCGTGGAGACGACCGGCACGGACGAGACCACGGTGCTGCCGCGCACGCCGCACGCGCCGGCCGGCTCCGACGAGACCACGCTGCTCCCCCGGCTGACGTTCGACTCCGACGACACCACGAAGCTGGACGGTGAGGCGCGATGA
- a CDS encoding sugar phosphate nucleotidyltransferase yields the protein MHAVILAGGKGVRLRPYTTALPKPLMPIGDSHSILQIVLEQLASCGFTSVTLAINHLGPLIRAFVGDGSEWGLTIDYVEEEKPLNTVGPLFGLKDSLPDEFLVMNGDVLTDLDYGHLLRTHADSGAAVTVATSERVHRIDFGVLDNADGRITGFREKPSLTYSVSMGVYGMSRKTIAPYPAGQPFGFDQLVLDLLAKNEHAAIYPFEGFWLDIGRPEDYDEANRNFAELKPILLRERIVVPASPEEILAAPGPGAHAPEAIIAPPSVPLPASASPEAVTGEPV from the coding sequence ATGCACGCGGTGATCCTCGCCGGGGGCAAGGGTGTACGGCTCCGTCCGTACACGACGGCCCTGCCGAAACCCCTGATGCCCATCGGGGACAGCCACTCGATCCTGCAGATCGTGCTGGAGCAGCTCGCGTCGTGCGGGTTCACCTCGGTGACCCTCGCGATCAACCATCTCGGCCCGCTGATCCGCGCCTTCGTCGGCGACGGCAGCGAGTGGGGACTGACGATCGACTACGTGGAGGAGGAGAAACCGCTCAACACCGTCGGACCGCTGTTCGGGCTGAAGGACAGCCTGCCGGACGAGTTCCTGGTGATGAACGGCGACGTGCTCACCGACCTCGACTACGGCCACCTGCTGCGCACGCACGCGGACTCCGGTGCGGCGGTCACCGTGGCCACGTCCGAGCGGGTGCACCGGATCGACTTCGGGGTGCTGGACAACGCGGACGGGCGGATCACCGGGTTCCGGGAGAAGCCGTCGCTGACGTACTCGGTCAGCATGGGGGTCTACGGCATGTCCCGGAAGACGATCGCGCCGTACCCGGCCGGTCAGCCGTTCGGCTTCGACCAGCTGGTCCTGGACCTGCTGGCGAAGAACGAGCACGCGGCGATCTACCCGTTCGAGGGGTTCTGGCTGGACATCGGCCGGCCCGAGGACTACGACGAGGCGAACCGGAACTTCGCGGAGCTGAAGCCGATCCTGCTGCGCGAACGGATCGTCGTGCCCGCCTCGCCGGAGGAGATCCTGGCCGCACCGGGTCCGGGAGCCCACGCACCGGAGGCGATCATCGCGCCGCCGTCGGTGCCGCTGCCGGCCTCGGCGTCGCCCGAGGCCGTCACC